The following are encoded in a window of Paramormyrops kingsleyae isolate MSU_618 chromosome 12, PKINGS_0.4, whole genome shotgun sequence genomic DNA:
- the LOC111847319 gene encoding neuronal acetylcholine receptor subunit alpha-3-like translates to MSSPGKQTLLFLFMALMAQGSSSRSEDHLFRRLFRRYNQYIRPVENVSDPVTVQFEVSMSQLVKVDEVNQIMETNLWLRHIWNDYKLKWSPTEYDGIEFIRVPSNKIWRPDIVLYNNAVGDFLVEDKTKALLKFDGTVTWVPPAIFKSSCPMDITYFPFDYQNCSMKFGSWTYDKAKIDLVLIGSKVNLKDFWENGEWEIIDAPGYKHDIKYNCCEEIYPDITYSFYIRRLPLFYTINLIIPCLLISFLTVLVFYLPSDCGEKVTLCISVLLSLTVFLLVITETIPSTSLVIPLIGEYLLFTMIFVTLSIVITVFVLNVHYRTPTTHTMPVWVRSVFLQTLPRVMLMRRPVDLQAPKAVARGCSAGKKRKESTTQQGVVNCLEYGESKAPADSKACRCRHGKDAPEQDSGKPNRPIGAVLAFSVVSPEIKQAIESVKYIAENMRSRNKAKQVEDDWKYVAMVIDRIFLWVFVLICMLGTLGLFFQPLLDFLT, encoded by the exons GTTCCTCCTCCCGGAGTGAGGACCACCTCTTCCGTCGGCTCTTCCGGAGATACAACCAGTACATCCGGCCGGTGGAGAACGTGTCCGACCCAGTTACGGTCCAGTTTGAGGTCTCCATGTCACAGCTGGTCAAAGTT GATGAAGTCAATCAGATCATGGAGACCAACCTCTGGTTGAGACAC ATCTGGAATGACTACAAGCTGAAGTGGTCCCCGACGGAATACGATGGAATTGAGTTTATACGTGTGCCGTCTAACAAAATATGGAGACCCGACATCGTGCTGTATAATAA TGCTGTGGGCGATTTCTTAGTGGAGGATAAGACCAAAGCCCTCTTGAAGTTTGACGGGACGGTGACCTGGGTCCCTCCAGCCATCTTTAAAAGCTCCTGCCCCATGGACATCACCTACTTCCCATTTGACTACCAAAATTGCTCCATGAAGTTTGGGTCCTGGACGTATGACAAGGCCAAGATTGACCTGGTCCTGATCGGATCCAAGGTCAACCTCAAGGACTTCTGGGAGAATGGAGAGTGGGAGATCATTGATGCTCCTGGGTACAAGCACGACATTAAGTATAACTGCTGTGAAGAGATCTACCCTGACATCACCTACTCCTTCTACATCCGCCGGCTCCCTCTCTTCTACACCATCAACCTCATCATCCCCTGCCTGCTCATCTCTTTCCTGACTGTGCTGGTCTTCTACCTGCCTTCAGACTGCGGGGAGAAGGTCACCCTGTGCATCTCGGTGCTGCTGTCCCTCACCGTCTTCCTGCTGGTCATCACCGAGACCATCCCCTCTACCTCGCTGGTCATCCCGCTCATCGGCGAGTACCTGCTCTTCACCATGATCTTCGTCACGCTCTCCATCGTCATCACCGTCTTCGTCCTCAATGTGCACTACCGCACGCCCACCACCCACACCATGCCCGTCTGGGTGCGCTCCGTCTTCCTCCAGACGCTCCCCCGCGTCATGCTCATGCGCCGACCCGTGGACCTGCAGGCCCCCAAGGCCGTGGCCAGGGGCTGCTCCGCTGGCAAGAAGCGGAAGGAGAGCACCACCCAGCAGGGAGTGGTGAACTGCCTGGAGTACGGCGAGAGCAAGGCACCCGCAGACTCTAAGGCGTGCCGCTGTCGGCACGGTAAGGATGCCCCCGAGCAGGACTCCGGCAAACCAAACCGGCCCATTGGCGCGGTTCTGGCCTTCTCTGTGGTCTCTCCTGAGATCAAGCAGGCCATCGAGAGCGTCAAGTACATCGCGGAGAACATGCGGAGTCGCAACAAGGCCAAACAG GTGGAGGACGACTGGAAGTATGTGGCCATGGTCATTGACCGCATCTTCCTCTGGGTCTTCGTGCTGATCTGCATGCTGGGGACCCTCGGCCTCTTCTTCCAGCCTCTCCTGGACTTCCTGACGTAG